A genomic segment from Torulaspora delbrueckii CBS 1146 chromosome 3, complete genome encodes:
- the TDEL0C06990 gene encoding uncharacterized protein — protein MSGTKSESSNAVVKYPWWYGGVGGIVACIITHPLDLAKVRLQTAARPKPTLFSMIQRILKNDGPLGLYSGLTASILRQCTYTTARFGCYDFIKENLLPADKLNSTLYLLPCSMISGAIGGFVGNPADVVNIRMQNDSAHEPHLRRNYKNAIDGVTRIFKEEGVRKLLTGLGPNLVRGVLMTASQVVSYDVCKHNLVTTFGFDASEKKTHFTASLVAGLVATTICSPADVIKTRIMNAHQHHESTLKVLSSSIRNEGLGFMFRGWLPSFARLGPNTILIFLVVEQLRKYEIGMHQHF, from the coding sequence ATGTCAGGAACCAAATCAGAATCATCGAATGCAGTAGTTAAATATCCATGGTGGTATGGAGGTGTAGGAGGAATCGTTGCCTGCATCATTACTCATCCGCTAGACCTCGCAAAAGTGCGACTACAAACAGCAGCCCGTCCTAAACCAACACTATTCTCCATGATCCAGAGAATACTAAAGAATGACGGCCCACTTGGTCTCTACTCGGGTCTTACCGCATCAATTTTGAGACAATGCACCTACACAACAGCTAGATTTGGGTGTTATGATTTCATAAAAGAGAACCTGCTTCCTGCAGATAAGTTGAACAGCACTCTGTATCTACttccttgttcaatgaTCAGCGGGGCCATTGGAGGATTTGTTGGAAACCCTGCTGATGTTGTCAATATTAGGATGCAAAATGACTCTGCTCATGAGCCTCATCTAAGAAGGAATTATAAGAATGCAATCGACGGAGTGACAAGAatttttaaagaagaagggGTTAGAAAGCTGCTCACAGGCCTTGGGCCTAATTTAGTGCGGGGTGTCTTAATGACAGCTAGTCAGGTTGTGTCGTATGATGTATGCAAACATAATCTGGTCACAACGTTTGGCTTCGACGCATCCGAAAAGAAAACTCATTTCACTGCGTCCTTGGTTGCTGGTCTTGTGGCCACGACCATATGCTCACCTGCTGATGTTATTAAAACGAGGATCATGAATGCTCATCAGCACCATGAGAGTACGCTCAAAGTACTCTCGTCTTCCATTCGAAATGAAGGGCTTGGCTTCATGTTCAGAGGTTGGCTTCCAAGCTTCGCAAGATTGGGTCCTAACACAATTCTGATTTTTTTGGTAGTTGAGCAACTAAGAAAGTATGAAATCGGCATGCATCAACATTTCTAA